The following coding sequences lie in one Changpingibacter yushuensis genomic window:
- a CDS encoding S-ribosylhomocysteine lyase, translating to MPRMNVESFNLDHRTVSAPFVRVADVKHLPHGDVLTKYDVRFCQPNVAHLEMDAVHSIEHSFAEFARNHSDVVVDFSPMGCQTGFYLILAAQPDVPGTIELIAQTFADILNASEVPAANEVQCGWGAHHSLLGAQEAVRAMLTSKPEWAHVQEVTP from the coding sequence ATGCCACGAATGAACGTCGAGTCGTTCAACCTTGACCACCGCACCGTTTCGGCCCCTTTCGTACGAGTGGCTGACGTTAAGCACCTTCCCCATGGCGACGTGCTGACGAAGTATGACGTCCGGTTCTGCCAGCCAAACGTCGCTCACCTTGAGATGGATGCCGTGCATTCAATCGAGCATTCGTTCGCCGAATTCGCACGTAACCATAGCGACGTCGTCGTCGACTTTTCTCCCATGGGATGCCAGACAGGCTTTTATTTGATCCTTGCCGCGCAACCCGACGTACCGGGAACCATTGAGCTCATTGCCCAGACATTCGCCGATATTCTCAATGCAAGCGAAGTACCCGCCGCCAACGAGGTTCAATGCGGTTGGGGCGCACACCATTCACTGCTCGGGGCCCAAGAAGCGGTTCGAGCAATGCTCACCAGCAAGCCCGAATGGGCTCACGTTCAGGAGGTCACCCCGTGA